A stretch of the Prochlorococcus marinus str. MIT 0918 genome encodes the following:
- a CDS encoding Rne/Rng family ribonuclease has product MPQKIIIAEQERIAALFTDDRVDKLIVAQGRYQIGDVYLGTIENVLPGIDAAFVNIGASEKNGFIHVTDLGPLKLQKNASSITELLEPRQKVLVQVMKEPTGNKGPRLTGNISLPGRYLVLQPNGQGVNISRLINTENERNRLRALGVLIKPPGTGLTIRSEAKQIAEELIIEDLENLLKKWELIQQASERANPPTLLNRDEDFIHRVLRDHINSELSKVIVDSNAGQERVKRFLAQDYSNVIVECHNEPNNLIEHFKIDTAILNALKPRVDLLSGGYIIIEPTEALTVIDVNSGSFTRSSNSRETVLWTNCEAAVEIARQLKLRNIGGVIVIDFIDMESRRDQLQLLEYFTSAIKDDSSRPQIAQLTELGLVELTRKRQGQNIYELFSKECSHCSGLGHIAKMPEKKEMHSSVLNNTNADNISKENEINSNNQINNIPGEKGESKTKVLSQELNIEEANASQEIEKVSIKMDAEEEYVYSYLGLSPTLLLDKETTNDNLLVHVIRKNEENDDLLKQEEVTEVITTNTRKKAKESIQDLSIETELIDNQVEAIQEISNKKENNLEVNQIDSTESDQQAPEEIEDPRRRRRRSSASS; this is encoded by the coding sequence ATGCCCCAAAAAATTATCATCGCAGAGCAAGAGCGAATAGCCGCCTTGTTCACCGATGACCGAGTAGACAAATTAATCGTTGCACAAGGTCGTTACCAAATTGGAGATGTCTATTTAGGCACAATCGAGAATGTACTTCCAGGGATAGATGCTGCCTTTGTAAACATTGGAGCAAGTGAAAAAAATGGATTTATTCATGTAACAGATCTAGGTCCTTTAAAGCTACAGAAAAATGCTTCTAGCATTACCGAATTACTAGAGCCTCGTCAAAAAGTCTTAGTTCAAGTAATGAAGGAGCCAACAGGGAACAAAGGCCCTCGGCTAACAGGAAATATTTCATTGCCAGGTAGATACTTAGTGCTCCAACCAAATGGACAAGGCGTAAATATTTCTCGACTAATTAATACAGAAAATGAAAGGAATCGACTGAGAGCCTTAGGAGTCTTAATTAAACCTCCTGGCACAGGATTAACAATTCGTTCTGAAGCTAAGCAAATAGCAGAAGAGTTAATAATAGAAGATCTTGAAAATCTTCTAAAAAAATGGGAATTAATACAACAAGCATCCGAACGCGCTAATCCCCCGACACTCTTAAATAGAGATGAAGATTTTATTCATAGAGTTCTTCGAGATCACATAAATTCTGAATTGTCTAAAGTTATTGTTGATTCAAATGCAGGGCAAGAAAGAGTTAAAAGATTTCTTGCGCAGGATTACTCAAATGTGATAGTTGAATGTCATAACGAACCTAACAATTTAATTGAACACTTTAAAATTGACACGGCAATATTAAATGCTCTCAAGCCAAGAGTAGATCTTCTCTCAGGTGGTTATATCATAATTGAACCTACAGAAGCATTGACTGTTATAGATGTAAATTCAGGATCTTTTACTCGATCATCTAACTCTAGAGAAACAGTTCTATGGACAAACTGTGAAGCAGCTGTAGAGATAGCCAGACAATTAAAGCTTAGAAATATTGGCGGTGTAATTGTAATTGATTTTATTGATATGGAATCACGAAGAGATCAATTACAACTTTTAGAATATTTTACATCCGCAATAAAAGATGACTCTTCAAGGCCTCAAATTGCTCAATTAACTGAACTAGGCTTAGTCGAGCTAACTCGAAAAAGACAAGGACAAAATATTTATGAATTATTCAGCAAAGAATGTAGCCACTGTTCAGGGCTGGGTCATATTGCCAAAATGCCTGAGAAAAAAGAAATGCACTCTTCAGTTTTGAATAATACCAATGCCGATAATATATCGAAAGAAAATGAAATCAACTCAAATAATCAAATCAATAATATTCCAGGAGAAAAAGGAGAGTCTAAAACAAAAGTATTAAGCCAAGAATTAAACATTGAAGAAGCAAATGCATCGCAAGAAATAGAAAAAGTTTCTATCAAAATGGATGCTGAAGAAGAGTATGTATATAGCTATTTAGGATTAAGTCCAACTTTACTGCTAGACAAAGAAACAACCAATGACAATCTATTAGTACATGTAATTAGAAAAAATGAAGAGAATGATGACCTTTTAAAACAAGAAGAAGTAACAGAGGTAATTACAACCAATACGAGAAAGAAAGCTAAAGAAAGCATTCAAGATTTATCTATAGAAACAGAATTGATTGATAATCAAGTCGAAGCTATTCAAGAGATATCTAATAAAAAAGAAAATAATTTAGAAGTTAATCAAATTGATTCAACAGAATCAGATCAACAAGCACCTGAGGAGATAGAAGACCCTAGGCGCCGTAGAAGACGTTCATCTGCTTCTAGTTAA
- a CDS encoding ribonuclease HII produces MNEPIVAGLDEVGRGALFGPVYAGAVILEKNAETDLITAGLKDSKKLSAKKRAALVPLIKRASQSWAIGEASAREIDLIGIRAATEKAMLRAISSLSPKPDLLLIDGKLPLQGWLGPQQTLIKGEDKEASIAASSVLAKEARDAIIKQLASIYPGYGLEKHVGYGTAFHRNALIKSGPTKLHRKTFLSKIIS; encoded by the coding sequence ATGAATGAACCAATAGTCGCAGGTTTAGACGAAGTAGGGAGAGGAGCCTTGTTTGGGCCAGTTTATGCAGGAGCAGTCATTTTAGAAAAGAACGCAGAAACAGATTTGATTACAGCAGGTCTCAAAGACAGCAAAAAATTATCCGCTAAAAAAAGAGCTGCTCTAGTTCCATTAATTAAACGTGCATCTCAAAGCTGGGCTATTGGTGAAGCCTCAGCAAGAGAAATAGATTTAATTGGCATTCGTGCGGCCACAGAAAAAGCTATGTTGCGAGCGATCTCTTCTCTATCTCCGAAACCAGATCTACTTCTTATTGATGGGAAATTACCCTTACAAGGCTGGTTAGGTCCTCAGCAAACATTAATCAAAGGAGAAGATAAGGAAGCCTCTATAGCTGCATCAAGTGTTTTGGCTAAAGAAGCCAGGGATGCAATTATCAAACAATTAGCAAGTATTTACCCAGGTTATGGTTTAGAAAAACACGTTGGTTATGGCACAGCCTTTCATCGAAATGCATTAATTAAATCCGGCCCAACAAAGCTTCATAGAAAAACTTTTTTATCAAAAATAATTTCATAG
- a CDS encoding DUF1997 domain-containing protein, with product MSLAFNARQKIDLPVKENFQRLPDYLLQQERVVGAMLDSKKLDYLGEGNFRYRVTSFKVFQLEVNPVVSIAVKNSEGNKLQMHATDSELDGLGLVDDFELMLDATLIATETGLNGEAFLGVSVSQPPLLRLIPPKILESTGQSILNGILLGIKARVGKQLISDFEDWCKYE from the coding sequence ATGTCTCTGGCTTTTAATGCTCGACAGAAAATTGATTTGCCTGTCAAAGAAAATTTTCAGCGACTTCCTGATTATCTCTTACAACAAGAAAGAGTTGTTGGAGCAATGCTTGATTCTAAAAAGCTTGATTATTTAGGTGAAGGTAATTTTCGTTATAGAGTAACCAGTTTTAAGGTTTTTCAATTAGAGGTTAACCCAGTTGTATCCATTGCGGTTAAAAACAGTGAAGGGAATAAACTACAAATGCATGCTACTGATAGTGAGCTGGATGGATTGGGATTGGTAGATGACTTTGAATTAATGCTTGATGCGACTCTGATTGCAACTGAAACAGGTTTAAATGGTGAGGCTTTCCTTGGAGTGAGTGTAAGTCAACCCCCTTTGTTGAGACTGATACCTCCAAAAATTCTTGAATCCACAGGTCAATCAATTTTAAATGGTATTTTACTAGGCATTAAAGCTCGTGTAGGTAAGCAATTAATTAGTGATTTTGAAGATTGGTGTAAATATGAATAA
- the pheA gene encoding prephenate dehydratase, producing the protein MPTQVAYLGPKGTYAEQAACALAKLENLSEPMFIPRMGLRSVIEHLATKHCEAAVVPIENSVEGGVTSTLDALWAYPNLFIKRALVIPIRHALISSGSINEISEVLSHPQALAQCTQWLNKNVPNALQLPTSSTSEAVRMVQGSNFRAAIASKHAIEIEGLRSIAYPINDVAGNCTRFVLLNNEEHMQKGDIASFAFSLHSNTPGSLLKALTGIADLGLNMSRIESRPSKRELGEYIFFIDIELKKNTINVKDILKTVLEPLCEHIVYFGSYLNNEMNIDELTRGF; encoded by the coding sequence ATGCCAACTCAAGTGGCCTATCTCGGACCAAAAGGGACCTATGCCGAACAAGCAGCTTGTGCTTTGGCAAAGCTAGAAAACCTGTCAGAGCCTATGTTTATACCTCGTATGGGGCTTAGGTCAGTGATTGAACATCTTGCTACTAAACATTGCGAAGCTGCTGTAGTACCCATAGAAAACTCTGTAGAAGGAGGAGTTACATCTACGTTAGATGCCTTATGGGCTTATCCAAATTTATTTATCAAAAGAGCACTGGTAATACCTATTCGTCATGCATTAATCAGTAGTGGCAGCATAAATGAGATTTCAGAAGTTTTATCACATCCACAAGCACTAGCTCAATGTACTCAATGGCTCAATAAAAACGTACCTAATGCACTTCAATTACCAACAAGTTCCACTTCAGAAGCTGTAAGAATGGTTCAAGGTAGCAATTTTCGGGCTGCTATTGCTTCGAAGCATGCTATTGAAATTGAAGGGCTTAGATCCATTGCTTATCCCATTAATGATGTGGCTGGCAATTGCACTAGATTTGTATTACTCAACAATGAAGAACATATGCAAAAAGGTGACATAGCAAGTTTTGCATTTTCATTACATTCAAATACTCCTGGTTCTTTATTAAAAGCATTAACCGGCATAGCGGATTTAGGTCTTAACATGAGTCGGATAGAATCAAGACCCTCAAAAAGAGAATTAGGTGAATATATTTTCTTTATTGATATTGAATTAAAGAAAAACACTATCAATGTAAAAGATATTCTTAAAACAGTATTAGAACCTTTATGTGAACATATAGTTTATTTTGGATCTTATCTAAACAATGAAATGAATATAGATGAACTTACCCGCGGGTTTTAA
- a CDS encoding methyltransferase domain-containing protein — protein MITNLFIILFIVGSLIISLILLNDRKYVSSRSVSSAYDSWTNDRLLENLWGEHIHLGYYPNYSKKVDFRQAKIDFVHQLINWSGLDKLPRGSRVIDVGCGIGGSSRILAKDYGFDVLGITISSKQVERAKQLTSKELTCDFQVMDAIDLKFKNGSFDGVWSVEAGPHILHKQLYADEMLRILRPGGVLAVADWNKKGDDKKTNFIEKIVMKQLLNQWSHPEFSTIESFRANLLNSSFSSSKVYTEDWTDFTIDSWHDSIYEGMRRPDVMFKLGPQSFIKGLREIPTILLMRWAFGSGLMQFGVFKTRG, from the coding sequence ATGATTACTAATCTTTTTATAATTCTATTTATTGTTGGGTCGTTAATAATTTCATTAATATTGTTGAATGATAGGAAATATGTTTCATCTAGAAGTGTTTCCTCTGCATATGATTCATGGACTAATGATCGCTTATTAGAGAATTTGTGGGGTGAACACATACATCTTGGTTATTATCCAAATTATTCAAAAAAGGTTGATTTTAGACAAGCAAAAATTGACTTTGTACATCAATTAATTAATTGGAGTGGATTAGATAAGCTCCCTAGGGGTTCTCGAGTAATTGATGTAGGTTGTGGTATTGGTGGTAGTTCAAGAATATTAGCTAAAGATTATGGTTTTGATGTTTTAGGTATAACTATTAGCTCTAAGCAAGTTGAAAGAGCGAAGCAATTAACTTCAAAAGAACTTACTTGTGATTTTCAAGTTATGGATGCTATAGATTTAAAATTTAAAAATGGAAGTTTTGATGGAGTCTGGAGTGTAGAAGCAGGTCCTCATATTCTTCATAAGCAGTTATACGCTGATGAAATGCTTAGGATTTTAAGACCAGGTGGTGTTTTGGCTGTAGCAGATTGGAATAAAAAAGGAGATGATAAAAAGACTAATTTTATAGAGAAAATTGTTATGAAACAGCTCTTAAATCAGTGGTCTCATCCAGAGTTCTCAACGATTGAAAGTTTCAGGGCTAATTTATTAAATAGTTCATTTTCATCGAGTAAAGTATATACAGAAGATTGGACAGATTTTACTATTGATTCATGGCATGATTCAATTTACGAAGGGATGCGAAGGCCAGACGTTATGTTCAAACTAGGTCCTCAATCTTTTATAAAGGGACTTAGAGAAATTCCAACTATTCTTTTGATGAGATGGGCTTTTGGTAGCGGATTGATGCAGTTTGGTGTATTTAAAACCCGCGGGTAA
- a CDS encoding LON peptidase substrate-binding domain-containing protein, which translates to MTDISVRELPLFPLPDVVLFPQEVLPLHIFESRYRMMLKSVLETDSLFGIVRLNPATKTIADVGCSAQIIKHQTSADGRSNIVSLGQQRFRILEIIREAPFYTAMVSWIDDENVADQDELLRLSSSVLLALKDVVSLTGKLTDSERSLPEELPDLPRELSFWIASHLGGPVAEEQQKLLEILDTQSRLEREYEMLDTTRKQLAARTALKETLSNADQKNN; encoded by the coding sequence GTGACAGATATATCAGTCAGGGAGTTGCCACTTTTCCCTCTTCCTGATGTCGTTTTGTTCCCTCAGGAGGTTCTTCCACTTCACATCTTTGAGTCTAGATATCGAATGATGCTCAAGAGTGTTTTGGAGACGGATAGTTTATTTGGAATAGTTCGCCTGAATCCAGCAACTAAAACGATCGCTGATGTAGGCTGCTCCGCTCAAATTATTAAACATCAGACTTCAGCAGATGGCCGTAGTAATATTGTTTCTCTTGGTCAACAGCGTTTTCGAATATTAGAGATTATTAGGGAAGCGCCTTTCTATACCGCAATGGTTAGCTGGATAGATGATGAAAACGTTGCAGATCAAGATGAGTTGCTAAGACTGTCAAGCTCTGTATTGCTTGCATTAAAAGATGTAGTTTCTTTGACAGGGAAGTTAACAGATTCAGAAAGGAGTTTACCTGAGGAACTTCCTGATCTCCCTAGAGAATTATCATTTTGGATTGCTTCACACTTGGGCGGTCCAGTAGCCGAGGAACAACAAAAATTATTGGAGATATTAGATACTCAATCACGTTTAGAACGTGAATATGAGATGCTAGATACTACTCGTAAGCAGCTAGCAGCTAGGACTGCCTTAAAGGAAACTCTTTCTAACGCTGATCAAAAGAATAATTAA
- the rpsJ gene encoding 30S ribosomal protein S10: MSTAIAQQKIRIRLKAFDRRMLDLSCEKIIETADNTAATAIGPIPLPTKRKIYCVLRSPHVDKDSREHFETRTHRRIIDIYNPSAKTIDALMKLDLPSGVDIEVKL; encoded by the coding sequence ATGTCAACAGCTATAGCCCAGCAGAAGATAAGAATACGCTTGAAAGCTTTTGATAGGCGAATGCTAGATCTTTCTTGTGAAAAAATCATTGAGACAGCTGATAACACAGCAGCTACAGCTATAGGGCCAATTCCTCTTCCAACAAAAAGAAAAATTTATTGCGTATTAAGGTCTCCTCATGTTGATAAGGACTCAAGAGAACATTTCGAGACTCGTACACATAGACGCATAATTGATATTTATAATCCATCTGCTAAGACAATTGATGCATTAATGAAACTTGATTTGCCAAGTGGTGTTGATATCGAAGTTAAGCTTTGA
- the tuf gene encoding elongation factor Tu, with translation MAREKFERNKPHVNIGTIGHVDHGKTTLTAAITNVLAKKGQAEAQDYGDIDGAPEERERGITINTAHVEYETEGRHYAHVDCPGHADYVKNMITGAAQMDGAILVCAATDGPMAQTKEHILLAKQVGVPALVVALNKCDMVDDPEIIELVEMEIRELLDSYDFPGDEIPIVQVSGLKALEGDAEWEGKVEELMKAVDASIPEPERDVDKAFLMAVEDVFSITGRGTVATGRIERGKVTKGEEVEIVGIKDTRMTTVTGIEMFRKFLDEGLAGDNVGLLLRGIEKEDIERGMVLVKKGSITPHTQFEGEVYVLKKEEGGRHTPFFAGYRPQFYIRTTDVTGQITAFTADDGTSVEMVMPGDRIKMTGELICPVAIEQGMRFAIREGGRTIGAGVVSKIIK, from the coding sequence ATGGCTAGAGAGAAGTTCGAAAGAAACAAGCCGCACGTCAACATTGGGACCATTGGTCACGTTGACCATGGGAAGACCACTTTGACTGCAGCTATCACTAATGTGTTAGCTAAAAAAGGTCAGGCGGAAGCACAAGATTATGGTGATATTGATGGTGCTCCAGAAGAGAGGGAGCGCGGTATCACGATTAATACTGCTCATGTTGAGTATGAGACAGAAGGCAGGCATTACGCTCATGTTGATTGTCCTGGTCATGCTGATTATGTAAAAAACATGATCACTGGGGCTGCTCAGATGGATGGGGCGATTTTGGTTTGTGCTGCCACAGATGGTCCAATGGCTCAAACAAAAGAGCATATCCTTTTAGCTAAGCAAGTTGGTGTACCAGCACTTGTTGTTGCTCTTAATAAATGCGACATGGTTGATGATCCTGAGATTATCGAGCTTGTTGAAATGGAAATCCGAGAGCTTTTAGATAGTTATGATTTCCCTGGTGATGAAATCCCAATTGTTCAGGTCTCTGGTTTAAAAGCTCTTGAGGGTGATGCTGAATGGGAAGGCAAAGTAGAAGAACTAATGAAAGCGGTTGATGCTTCTATACCTGAGCCTGAGCGTGATGTAGACAAAGCATTTTTGATGGCAGTTGAAGATGTTTTCTCTATTACAGGCCGAGGTACAGTAGCTACAGGGCGTATTGAAAGAGGAAAGGTAACTAAAGGGGAGGAGGTTGAAATTGTTGGTATTAAAGACACCAGAATGACTACTGTTACTGGTATTGAAATGTTCAGAAAATTTTTGGATGAAGGTTTAGCGGGAGATAATGTTGGTTTATTGCTTAGAGGAATAGAAAAAGAGGATATTGAGCGTGGAATGGTTCTTGTTAAAAAAGGATCGATTACGCCTCATACACAATTTGAAGGTGAAGTGTATGTCCTTAAGAAAGAGGAGGGAGGCAGACATACTCCTTTCTTTGCAGGCTATCGTCCTCAGTTTTATATCCGAACAACAGATGTAACAGGTCAAATTACAGCTTTTACTGCTGATGATGGTACCAGTGTAGAAATGGTTATGCCAGGAGATCGAATAAAAATGACTGGTGAATTGATTTGTCCTGTTGCGATTGAGCAGGGCATGAGATTTGCCATTAGAGAGGGTGGACGGACTATTGGAGCTGGAGTTGTTTCAAAGATTATTAAATAA
- the fusA gene encoding elongation factor G — MARAFPLERIRNIGIAAHIDAGKTTTTERILFYSGVVHKIGEVHDGAAVTDWMAQERERGITITAAAISTSWQDHRINIIDTPGHVDFTIEVERSMRVLDGVIAVFCAVGGVQPQSETVWRQADRYSVPRMVFVNKMDRTGADFLKVYGQIKDRLKANAAPIQLPIGSEGDLSGIIDLVSNKAYVYKNDLGTDIEETTIPSDMADQAEEWRSKLMETVAETDEALIEAFLENGELSTEQLKKGIREGVLKHGLVPMLCGSAFKNKGVQLLLDSVIDYLPAPIDVPPIQGLLPNGKEDVRASEDNAPFSALAFKVMADPYGKLTFVRLYSGVLEKGSYVLNSTKDAKERISRLVVLKADDREEVDQLRAGDLGAVLGLKNTTTGDTLCGTDDPIVLETLFVPEPVISVAVEPKTKGDMEKLSKALIALAEEDPTFRVSTDQETNQTVIAGMGELHLEILVDRMLREFKVEANIGAPQVSYRETIRSSSKGEGKYARQTGGKGQYGHVVIEMEPGEPGSGFEFVNKIVGGVVPKEYIGPASNGMKETCESGVLAGYPLIDVKVTMVDGSFHDVDSSEMAFKIAGSMAFKDGVKKCNPVLLEPMMKVEVEAPEDFLGSIIGDLSSRRGQVEGQSIDDGVSKVQSKVPLAEMFGYATQLRSMTQGRGIFSMEFSQYEEVPRNVAEAIISKNQGNS, encoded by the coding sequence GTGGCTCGTGCCTTCCCCCTTGAACGAATAAGAAATATTGGTATTGCAGCGCATATAGACGCTGGAAAAACCACTACAACTGAGCGAATTCTCTTTTACTCAGGAGTTGTTCACAAGATTGGAGAAGTTCATGACGGTGCAGCTGTTACAGATTGGATGGCCCAAGAAAGAGAACGGGGTATAACAATTACTGCTGCAGCGATTTCCACTAGTTGGCAAGATCACAGGATTAACATCATTGATACTCCAGGTCACGTTGACTTCACTATTGAAGTTGAAAGATCAATGAGAGTTCTTGATGGAGTAATAGCTGTTTTTTGTGCGGTTGGTGGGGTTCAGCCTCAATCTGAAACTGTATGGAGGCAAGCAGATCGATATTCAGTTCCTAGAATGGTTTTTGTTAATAAAATGGATAGAACTGGGGCAGATTTTTTAAAAGTTTATGGACAAATTAAAGATCGTTTGAAAGCTAATGCTGCTCCCATTCAGCTTCCAATCGGATCAGAAGGAGACTTAAGTGGAATTATTGATCTAGTAAGTAATAAGGCCTATGTCTATAAAAATGATCTTGGCACTGATATCGAAGAGACAACAATACCTTCGGATATGGCAGATCAGGCAGAAGAATGGAGATCAAAGTTAATGGAGACTGTTGCGGAAACAGATGAAGCATTGATAGAAGCTTTTCTTGAAAATGGAGAATTATCTACAGAGCAGTTAAAAAAAGGTATTCGTGAAGGTGTATTGAAACACGGTCTTGTGCCAATGCTATGTGGCTCTGCTTTTAAAAATAAAGGAGTCCAATTGCTTTTGGATTCAGTAATTGATTATTTGCCTGCACCTATTGATGTTCCTCCTATACAAGGGCTTTTGCCTAATGGAAAGGAGGATGTAAGAGCTTCTGAGGATAATGCTCCATTTAGTGCACTTGCTTTTAAGGTCATGGCAGACCCTTATGGGAAATTAACTTTTGTTCGTTTGTATTCTGGAGTGCTAGAAAAAGGTAGTTATGTTCTAAATTCTACGAAAGATGCCAAAGAGCGTATTTCTAGATTAGTTGTATTGAAGGCAGATGATCGTGAGGAGGTTGATCAACTTCGTGCTGGAGATTTAGGCGCTGTTCTTGGATTAAAAAACACCACTACTGGAGACACTTTATGCGGCACAGATGATCCAATAGTTCTTGAGACTTTGTTTGTTCCTGAGCCAGTTATTTCTGTTGCTGTTGAGCCAAAAACAAAAGGCGATATGGAGAAATTGTCAAAAGCTTTAATTGCTTTGGCAGAGGAAGATCCCACATTTAGGGTTAGCACTGATCAAGAAACAAATCAGACTGTTATAGCTGGGATGGGAGAATTACATCTGGAAATTCTTGTAGATAGAATGCTTCGTGAGTTTAAGGTTGAGGCTAATATTGGTGCTCCACAGGTTTCTTATAGGGAGACAATAAGATCTAGCTCTAAAGGAGAAGGTAAATATGCACGTCAGACTGGAGGTAAAGGCCAGTATGGTCATGTTGTGATTGAGATGGAACCAGGAGAACCAGGTTCAGGGTTTGAATTTGTTAATAAAATTGTTGGAGGAGTTGTTCCCAAGGAATATATTGGCCCAGCATCTAATGGAATGAAAGAAACGTGTGAATCAGGGGTATTGGCAGGATATCCATTGATTGATGTAAAAGTCACAATGGTAGATGGTTCTTTCCATGATGTTGACTCTTCCGAAATGGCTTTTAAAATTGCTGGTTCAATGGCCTTCAAAGACGGAGTAAAAAAATGCAACCCTGTTTTGCTTGAGCCAATGATGAAAGTAGAAGTCGAAGCTCCAGAGGATTTTCTAGGGTCTATTATTGGGGATCTGTCCTCACGAAGAGGACAGGTTGAAGGACAATCCATTGATGATGGAGTTTCTAAAGTTCAGTCAAAGGTTCCTTTAGCTGAAATGTTCGGTTACGCCACTCAACTTCGATCTATGACTCAAGGACGAGGTATATTCTCAATGGAGTTCAGCCAATATGAGGAAGTCCCTCGTAATGTTGCTGAAGCAATTATCTCTAAGAATCAGGGCAATTCCTGA
- the rpsG gene encoding 30S ribosomal protein S7 — translation MSRRNAAEKRPVLPDPQFNNRLASMMVARLMKHGKKSTAQRILSQAFGLINERTGSDPVELFETAIKNATPLVEVRARRVGGATYQVPMEVRQERGTAMALRWLVNFSRARNGRSMAHKLAGELMDAANEAGSAVRKREETHKMAEANKAFAHYRY, via the coding sequence ATGTCTAGACGAAATGCGGCAGAAAAAAGACCAGTTTTACCTGACCCTCAATTTAATAATCGTCTTGCATCTATGATGGTTGCAAGACTAATGAAGCATGGAAAGAAATCAACTGCTCAAAGAATTTTGTCTCAAGCCTTTGGACTCATAAATGAGAGGACTGGAAGCGATCCTGTAGAGCTCTTTGAAACTGCAATAAAGAATGCAACACCTCTTGTAGAAGTTCGTGCCAGAAGGGTTGGTGGGGCAACATATCAAGTGCCTATGGAAGTTCGTCAGGAAAGAGGTACTGCAATGGCCCTGAGATGGCTTGTAAACTTTTCAAGAGCAAGAAATGGCAGGAGTATGGCTCATAAGCTGGCTGGAGAATTAATGGATGCTGCTAATGAAGCCGGTAGCGCAGTTAGGAAGCGTGAGGAAACTCATAAAATGGCCGAAGCAAATAAAGCTTTTGCTCATTATCGGTATTGA
- the rpsL gene encoding 30S ribosomal protein S12 translates to MPTIQQLIRTERQRLTRKTKSPALRSCPERRGVCTRVYTSTPKKPNSALRKVARVRLTSGFEVTAYIPGIGHNLQEHSVVLLRGGRVKDLPGVRYHIIRGTLDTAGVKDRSQSRSKYGAKASKS, encoded by the coding sequence ATGCCAACCATCCAACAGCTAATTAGAACAGAGCGTCAACGACTTACTCGTAAAACAAAGTCGCCTGCCTTGCGCTCTTGCCCGGAGAGGAGGGGTGTATGTACAAGGGTATATACATCAACACCTAAAAAACCTAATTCTGCCTTACGCAAAGTAGCTCGTGTTCGTCTTACTTCTGGATTTGAAGTAACTGCTTATATTCCAGGTATAGGACATAATCTACAAGAACACTCTGTTGTTTTATTGCGTGGTGGTCGTGTTAAAGATCTTCCAGGTGTTCGATATCACATAATTCGTGGAACTCTTGATACCGCTGGAGTTAAAGATCGAAGCCAATCTCGTTCCAAGTATGGCGCTAAAGCATCTAAATCATAA